The following proteins come from a genomic window of Microtus ochrogaster isolate Prairie Vole_2 chromosome 7, MicOch1.0, whole genome shotgun sequence:
- the Vasn gene encoding vasorin — protein MHPRSCLPPLLLFLLLLESGVRGCPSGCQCNQPQTVFCTARQGSTVPRDVPPDTVGLYVFENGITTLDVGSFAGLPGLQLLDLSQNQITSLPGGIFRPLVNLSNLDLTANKLHEISNETFRGLRRLERLYLGKNRIRHIQPGAFDALDHLLELKLQDNELQVLPPLHLPRLLLLDLSYNNIPALEAGILDTANVEALRLAGLGLRQLDEGLFGRLRNLHDLDISDNQLEHMPSVIQGLRGLTRLRLAGNTRIAHVRPEDLAGLTALQELDVSNLSLQALPSDLSNLFPRLRLLAAARNPFNCLCPLSWFGPWVRESHVVLASPEETRCHFPPKNAGRLLLDLDYTDFGCPVTTTTATIPTIRPTIREPEPSPSSQAPTWPNPTEPTTQASTSPSTAPPTMRSASQPQDCPASTCLNGGTCRVGAKHHRECLCPEGFIGLYCESPVGQGMKPSSIPDTPRPPRPLPLSIEPVSPTSLRVGLQRYLQGNTVQLRSLRLTYRNLSGPDKRLVTLRLPASLAEYTVTQLRPNATYSICVTPMGAGRIPEGEEACGEANTPQAVRSNHAPVTQAREGNLPLLIAPALAAVLLAVLAAAGAAYCVRRGRATATAQDKGQVGPGTGPLELEGVKTPLESSSKATEGGGEALSGGPECEVPLMGYPGPSLQGALPGKHYI, from the coding sequence ATGCACCCCAGGAGCTGCCTGCCACCTCtcctgctgttcctgctgctccTGGAGTCTGGAGTACGGGGCTGCCCATCAGGCTGCCAGTGCAACCAGCCACAGACAGTGTTCTGTACTGCCCGCCAGGGAAGCACAGTGCCCCGAGACGTGCCACCTGACACAGTGGGCCTGTACGTCTTCGAGAACGGCATCACCACACTTGATGTGGGCAGCTTCGCTGGCCTCCCTGGCTTGCAGCTCCTCGACTTGTCACAGAACCAGATCACAAGCCTGCCTGGTGGCATCTTTCGGCCACTGGTTAACCTCAGTAACCTAGACCTAACTGCCAACAAACTGCACGAGATCTCCAATGAGACCTTCCGGGGCCTGCGCCGCCTTGAACGCCTCTACCTGGGCAAGAATCGCATTCGCCACATCCAGCCTGGAGCCTTTGATGCGCTTGACCACCTCCTGGAGCTCAAGTTGCAGGACAATGAGCTTCAGGTGCTGCCCCCACTGCACTTGCCCCGCCTACTGCTGCTTGACCTCAGCTACAACAATATCCCGGCCCTGGAAGCTGGAATACTGGATACTGCCAATGTGGAGGCACTGAGGTTGGCTGGCCTAGGGCTGCGGCAGCTGGATGAGGGGCTTTTTGGCCGCCTGCGCAACCTCCATGACCTGGATATTTCTGACAACCAGCTGGAGCACATGCCATCTGTGATCCAAGGCCTGCGTGGCCTGACACGCCTTCGGCTAGCTGGTAACACCCGCATTGCCCATGTCCGGCCTGAGGACCTGGCTGGCCTGACCGCCCTACAGGAATTGGACGTGAGCAACCTGAGCCTGCAGGCCCTGCCCAGTGACCTCTCAAATCTTTTTCCCCGCCTGCGCCTCTTAGCAGCTGCCCGAAACCCCTTCAACTGCTTATGTCCCTTGAGCTGGTTTGGGCCTTGGGTGCGTGAGAGCCATGTTGTGCTGGCCAGCCCTGAAGAGACACGTTGTCACTTTCCACCCAAGAATGCTGGCCGACTGCTCCTGGATCTGGACTATACAGATTTTGGCTGCCCAGTCACCACTACCACAGCCACCATACCCACCATAAGGCCTACTATCAGGGAGCCCGAGCCTTCACCTTCTAGCCAAGCTCCCACATGGCCCAACCCCACAGAACCAACTACCCAGGCATCCACCTCACCATCCACTGCCCCACCAACCATGAGGTCTGCTTCTCAGCCCCAGGACTGCCCAGCATCCACCTGCCTGAATGGTGGTACCTGCCGCGTAGGAGCAAAACATCACCGGGAGTGCCTGTGCCCCGAGGGCTTCATTGGTCTGTACTGTGAGAGTCCAGTGGGGCAAGGGATGAAGCCTAGCTCCATACCAGACACTCCAAGGCCCCCTCGGCCCCTACCCCTCAGCATCGAGCCAGTGAGCCCCACCTCTCTGCGTGTGGGGCTGCAGCGCTACTTGCAGGGCAACACTGTACAGCTCCGGAGCCTCCGCCTCACCTACCGTAACTTGTCTGGCCCTGACAAGCGCCTGGTGACCCTACGGCTGCCTGCTTCACTTGCAGAGTACACAGTCACCCAGCTGCGGCCCAATGCCACCTATTCTATCTGTGTCACACCCATGGGAGCCGGGCGGATACCTGAAGGTGAGGAGGCCTGTGGGGAGGCCAACACTCCCCAGGCTGTCCGCTCCAACCATGCCCCAGTGACCCAGGCCCGTGAGGGCAATCTGCCCCTCCTTATTGCACCTGCCTTGGCCGCTGTGCTTCTAGCTGTGCTGGCTGCTGCGGGAGCAGCCTACTGTGTGCGGCGGGGGCGGGCAACAGCTACAGCTCAAGACAAAGGGCAGGTGGGACCGGGGACCGGGCCCCTGGAACTAGAGGGGGTGAAAACTCCCTTGGAGTCAAGCTCTAAAGCaacagagggaggtggggaggcccTGTCGGGAGGTCCTGAATGTGAGGTGCCCCTTATGGGCTACCCAGGGCCCAGCCTTCAGGGGGCCCTCCCCGGTAAGCACTACATCTGA